The Salegentibacter mishustinae genomic interval ACTGGATGCTCGTTATAAAATAAAGACTTCTGGAAAGAATTGGAGTGTGAGTGTGGCGCTGGCGCGAAATTCTTCAGATAATGATTACGAATGGCCGTTTGAAGGCAGAATTAATAAAAACGGGGAATTCTACAATAACAATCTTACTATAGGGCTGGCTTACCGTTTAAATGAAAAAAATACCCTCAAGTTTTACAGCGAGGTTTTTGATGGGGAAAGACACTTTTCACTGATCAGACCTTCAGAAACCCGAACAAAGTACCGCGATTTAAACACCCGAAATTTACTGGAATGGGTAAGCGAATTTGGAAGTTTTATCTCGGTGGCAAGACTTGCACATTTAGATGAAAACTATCGTTATTACGAGAATATAGCTTCAGAAAATTATTCATTTGGTGAGGCAAAAACGCTAATCGGTAAATATGATCTAAAATATTCAGTCTCCAAAACACTGGAATTTAATACCGTTTTAACCAACAATTATACCGATGGTGAGGGTTCTGGAATTGAGGAAAATATCCGAAACATTTTTTCCGCAGCTCTTTTAATGAAACACAAGCCGTTTCAGAAATTTCAATATGAATTAGGCATCCGGAAAGAAGCAACCGATAATTATGAAAGTCCGATATTGTTTTCTGCAGGACTGAACTATGAATTTACAGATTTCTATAATTTGAAAATGAATGTTTCCCGAAACTTCAGAATTCCTACCTATAATGATCTTTATTGGGCTGGAGCTGGAAATCTTAATTTAAAACCTGAAACTTCTAACCAGGTAGAACTGGGAAATCATTTTAAATATCAAGATTTAATTTTCAGCCTTACCGGGTATTATATTCAAATAGATGATATGATACGTTGGTTACCTTCAGAAAATGCAGTTTGGCGACCCAGGAATGAAGAAAAAGTTGAAACCTACGGATTGGAAATACTTACTAACTGGCAGAAACGACTTTCCAAAGATCATCAAATTAGCACCTCGGGTACTTATGCTTATACCGTTTCAGAAAATATGAGTGCCGGTTACCAGCTTATCTATGTGCCTTTTCATAAAGCAACCGGTGCATTCACTTACTCATTTAAAAACTTAAGCCTGGATTATCAGCTTTTATATAATGGCGAGGTTTTTACCAGGTCTGATAATAATTCTCGCTATAATTTAGATTCCTACTCAGTTTCAAATCTTGGAATTGCATATGATTTTGGGAAAGATAACACCTATAAGATTGGTGCAAGAGTGCTCAATATTTTTAATGAAGAATACCAAAGTGTAGAAAACCGGTGGATGCCCGGTAGAAATTTTAATATATACCTAAACCTTAATTTATAACCAGCAGGATGCTGAAAGCAAATATTTATAAAATCAGAGTATTTGCTCTGCTTCTTGCTAAAATTCTAACCAATGAAGAAACTAAGTAAACTAGTGACAATGGCCATTATAAGCGGCTTTTTATTGAATTCGTGTAATAGTGATGATGATAATGTTGATCCTGATGGGCCACAACCTGAAGGAGATTTTACCGAAGGGTTTTTTATTTTAAATGAAGGAAGTTTTGGTAATAATAATAGTGCTGTTACTTATGTGAGTAATAATTTTTCTACAAATGAAACAGAAATTTTTTTTAAGGCAAACGATGAATCTTTAGGAGATACTGGGCAAAGTATCACCTTTGATGATGATTACGCCTATATTATCGCTAATGCTTCTAATTTGATTAACGTGGTGAACCGCTATACTTTTGAATTAGTAGGCCAAGTTGATAGTGGGCTTGTATCTCCCAGATATGCGGTTGTGGAAAATGATAAAATGTATGTAACAAATCAAGGGGCTTACGAAGATGCAGAAGCAACTGAATTTGATGATTTTGTAGCGATAATTGATCTGGAAACTTTGGAGGTTGAGAAAACTATAGAAACAAATACAATCCTTGAATATATTGAAGAAGAAGACGGGTTAATCTATGTACAGAACGCGGCCTTTGGGTCGGGTAATGGAATTACTGTTATCGATTCTAACTCAGATGAGATTATTGAAACTATAGATACGGAAGACAACCTTGTTTCTTTTGAAATTGAAAACGAAGTTCTCTACGCTTTAAGTGCGGCCAAACTTGAAAAAATTGATCTGATTTCAGGGCAAGTAACCTCTCAAATTTCTATAGATGGAGGAAGTGCCAGTAACCTGCAAATTGAAGATGGACTGATTTATTATACAATTGGAACAAACGTATATAAGATGAGCCTTAACGATGAGGAAGCACCAACAGAACCTATTTTGGAGTATAGCTCCAGTTCAACTTATGGCGGTATGTATGGTTTTAAAGTAGAAGATAATTATATTTATACAGCCGAGGCACCTTCTTTTACTGAAAATGGAACTATTAGGATCTACGATTTAAATGGTAATCTTATTACTGAATTTGATTCTGGTGGAATAGGCCCAAACGGTTTCTACTTTAACGACTAAAAAGATTTTTTCTGTTAAATTGCATTTGCATAAAAAAGCCCCGTTTCTAATTTGAAACGGGGCTTTTTTTATTTTAAGTTGCTGAAAATTATTTCTTCAATTCAGCAGCTCTTTGCTTGATTTTTTCAGGAATTTCGTCTACATACATTCTCTGGTAATCAATATCATTATCACCACGTTCACCAATTTTAGTAAATCTTGAATCGTAAGATATAGCAGGAATTGCCATTCTGTTACCGGTAATATCAGCAAGAGCGGCAGCAAGTAAAGTTTCTTCAGGTGTGCCCAGTTCTATTAGGTTCACAATATCTTCTTCAGCTTCAATATCCGGAATTAATCCTTCCTCGTAGTATGCGTCTTCATCTGCATTTTTAGATTCGTAGATCAACGGCTGAATTACATATTTATGATTAGGATTACGGTTTTGTCTGGTAAAGTTAGGCGAATCATACAAAGGTGCCGCCGCCTGGAATTTACCAACAGTAGAAGTACCTACGTGCACAACCTCTATATAAGGCGCAAGACCGTTCATCACCAATTCACTGGCTGATGCA includes:
- a CDS encoding YncE family protein is translated as MKKLSKLVTMAIISGFLLNSCNSDDDNVDPDGPQPEGDFTEGFFILNEGSFGNNNSAVTYVSNNFSTNETEIFFKANDESLGDTGQSITFDDDYAYIIANASNLINVVNRYTFELVGQVDSGLVSPRYAVVENDKMYVTNQGAYEDAEATEFDDFVAIIDLETLEVEKTIETNTILEYIEEEDGLIYVQNAAFGSGNGITVIDSNSDEIIETIDTEDNLVSFEIENEVLYALSAAKLEKIDLISGQVTSQISIDGGSASNLQIEDGLIYYTIGTNVYKMSLNDEEAPTEPILEYSSSSTYGGMYGFKVEDNYIYTAEAPSFTENGTIRIYDLNGNLITEFDSGGIGPNGFYFND
- a CDS encoding TonB-dependent receptor plug domain-containing protein; protein product: MKKTQFYILFLGLLCGLPTLAQNDTINVLNEVFLTDTKLKDFSTGQQVTVLNDSVLKKNGALLTSALNFNTNIYFKENGLGMVSSPSFRGTTASQTAVLWNGININSQFNGQTDFNTLNAAGYDNISVRGGGGSVVYGTGAIGGTVHLNTNLDFSGSTKQDIFLQYGSFNTLDARYKIKTSGKNWSVSVALARNSSDNDYEWPFEGRINKNGEFYNNNLTIGLAYRLNEKNTLKFYSEVFDGERHFSLIRPSETRTKYRDLNTRNLLEWVSEFGSFISVARLAHLDENYRYYENIASENYSFGEAKTLIGKYDLKYSVSKTLEFNTVLTNNYTDGEGSGIEENIRNIFSAALLMKHKPFQKFQYELGIRKEATDNYESPILFSAGLNYEFTDFYNLKMNVSRNFRIPTYNDLYWAGAGNLNLKPETSNQVELGNHFKYQDLIFSLTGYYIQIDDMIRWLPSENAVWRPRNEEKVETYGLEILTNWQKRLSKDHQISTSGTYAYTVSENMSAGYQLIYVPFHKATGAFTYSFKNLSLDYQLLYNGEVFTRSDNNSRYNLDSYSVSNLGIAYDFGKDNTYKIGARVLNIFNEEYQSVENRWMPGRNFNIYLNLNL